A region of Haliotis asinina isolate JCU_RB_2024 chromosome 9, JCU_Hal_asi_v2, whole genome shotgun sequence DNA encodes the following proteins:
- the LOC137297333 gene encoding DNA-directed RNA polymerase II subunit RPB1-like yields MSEVKRATQVCRVVRGQGTLQDPSSTPQEPSGTPQNSSSTLQDPSSIPTTHPVHYTTHPVHHKTHPVYLRPTQYTTRPIQYTTRPIQYTTRPIQYTTRPIRYTARPIQYTTRPIQYTTRPIQYTTRPIQYSTRPIQYSTRPIQYSTRPIQYSTRPIQYTTRPIQYTTRPIQYTYDPSSRLQDPSSKLRYPSSTLQDPSSRLQDPSSTLQDPSSTPQDPSSRLQDLSSTAQDPSSTLQDPSSTLQDPSSTPQDPSSRLQDPSSKLRYPSSTLQDISNTPKTLVERINTQTGYTNTVTTFRQHPCLISPCSTPYYCSDPVFQIRFELCCGHEHLE; encoded by the exons ATGTCAGAGGTGAAACGAGCTACCCAGGTGTGTCGTGTTGTTCGAGGTCAGGG TACACTACAAGACCCAAGCAGTACACCACAAGAACCATCCGGCACACCACAAAACTCCTCCAGTACACTACAAGACCCATCCAGTATACCTACGACCCACCCAGTACACTACACAACCCATCCAGTACACCACAAGACCCATCCAGTATACCTACGACCCACTCAGTACACTACACGACCCattcagtacaccacaagaccCATCCAGTACACTACACGACCAATCCAGTACACCACAAGACCCATCCGGTACACTGCACGACCCATCCAGTACACCACAAGACCCATCCAGTACACTACACGACCCATCCAGTACACTACACGACCCATCCAGTACAGCACAAGACCCATCCAGTACAGCACAAGACCCATCCAGTACAGCACAAGACCTATCCAGTACAGCACAAGACCCATCCAGTACACTACACGACCCATCCAGTACACCACAAGACCCATCCAGTATACCTACGACCCATCCAGTAGACTACAAGACCCATCCAGTAAACTACGCTATCCATCCAGTACACTACAAGACCCATCCAGTAGACTACAAGACCCATCCAGTACACTACAAGACCCATCCAGTACACCACAAGACCCATCCAGTAGACTACAAGACCTATCCAGTACAGCACAAGACCCATCCAGTACACTACAAGACCCATCCAGTACACTACAAGACCCATCCAGTACACCACAAGACCCATCCAGTAGACTACAAGACCCATCCAGTAAACTACGCTATCCATCCAGTACACTACAAGACATATCCAATACACCTAAGACCCTTGTCGAACGTATCAACACCCAGACAGGCTACACCAACACCGTTACAACATTCCGACAACACCCTTGCCTCATCTCCCCTTGCAGTACCCCATACTACTGCAGTGACCCTGTTTTTCAGATCAGATTTGAACTTTGTTGTGGTCATGAGCATCTTGAGTGA